A single region of the Sorghum bicolor cultivar BTx623 chromosome 7, Sorghum_bicolor_NCBIv3, whole genome shotgun sequence genome encodes:
- the LOC110437249 gene encoding uncharacterized protein LOC110437249: protein MRRPDSTLIAALVTARAAAAEGRARVREAALAWERERDAADALARQIADAEQFLGLSASPDAGGVQNIRLLVPVVLEPESPSYARWRDLVLLTLRRYALDDHILLDTAGAVPTPSWLRLDSVVLSWILGTISLDLHDLVRNTPSARGAWLALEGQFLGNAEARALRLDASFRTFVQGDLSVSEYCRQMKGMADSLGDLGWPVEDRILVLNVLRGLSDRYSYLRTWITRQRPFPTFLQVRDDLVMEELTQGLQPGSTSASGSSSSSSTALAATPPPRPAAPPQSSLLGPLPPGPSGGGGGRGGRRRRGGGRGAGRGGNTTPLPPPRGAPWPSYNHPWSGRISMWPFQASGGEPRPPTAMLAGAPPGFPSATPWAAPFPASSWATPPTPLPGSAGWDQAALAPSFSTMALTPPVGPEWVADSGATYHTTPNPADKKP from the exons ATGCGTCGTCCGGACTCCACACTTATCGCTGCTCTCGTCACTGCTCGGGCTGCGGCTGCGGAGGGCCGGGCCCGCGTGCGTGAGGCCGCTCTCGCTTGGGAACGCGAGCGCGACGCGGCCGACGCCTTGGCCCGCCAGATCGCCGACGCCGAGCAGTTCCTCGGCCTTTCAGCCTCGCCTGAC GCAGGGGGCGTCCAGAACATCCGCCTCCTCGTCCCGGTCGTCCTCGAGCCCGAGTCGCCCTCCTATGCTCGCTGGAGGGACTTGGTCCTCCTCACCCTCCGCCGCTACGCCCTCGACGACCACATCCTCCTCGACACCGCGGGGGCGGTCCCAACCCCCTCGTGGCTTCGCCTCGACAGCGTCGTCCTCTCCTGGATTCTGGGGACGATCTCCCTGGACCTCCACGACCTCGTCCGCAACACCCCGAGCGCTCGCGGGGCCTGGCTAGCACTCGAGGGCCAGTTCCTGGGCAACGCCGAAGCCCGGGCTCTGCGGCTCGACGCGAGCTTCCGCACCTTCGTCCAGGGCGACCTCTCCGTCAGCGAGTACTGCCGCCAGATGAAGGGTATGGCGGACTCCCTCGGCGACCTCGGCTGGCCTGTGGAGGACCGCATCTTGGTCCTCAACGTTCTCCGCGGGCTCAGTGACCGCTACTCCTACCTCCGGACGTGGATCACCAGGCAGCGGCCCTTCCCCACCTTCCTGCAGGTCCGTGACGACCTTGTCATGGAGGAGCTTACTCAGGGCCTACAGCCTGGGTCCACCTCCGCTTCGGGgtcctcgtcgtcctcctcgaCTGCTCTCGCTgccactcctccacctcgtcccgcCGCCCCACCACAGTCGTCACTTCTGGGTCCTCTTCCCCCCGGGCCGAGCGGGGGTGGGGGGGGCCGTGGCGGTCGCCGTCGTCGTGGTGGGGGACGTGGAGCAGGTCGTGGGGGCAACACGACGCCGCTGCCACCTCCACGAGGTGCACCCTGGCCATCCTACAACCACCCATGGTCAGGGCGCATCTCCATGTGGCCGTTCCAGGCTTCCGGTGGCGAGCCTCGTCCTCCGACGGCCATGCTCGCGGGTGCTCCCCCGGGGTTCCCCTCAGCGACCCCGTGGGCGGCCCCGTTCCCCGCGTCCTCGTGGGCTACTCCTCCGACGCCCTTGCCCGGGTCTGCCGGCTGGGACCAGGCGGCCTTGGCGCCCTCCTTCAGCACCATGGCCCTGACACCTCCAGTCGGGCCGGAGTGGGTCGCCGACTCTGGGGCTACTTACCACACCActcctaaccccg CTGAtaagaaaccctaa
- the LOC110437250 gene encoding tropomyosin-1, isoforms 33/34-like — translation MAGRAPPPPPPLPYLQQFPALPYPSWARAAAGGQPRPPLQQPAGADVAARGEAAMHADAQPADAARPSLLLAAVAGAEPDAAAAAAGGQPRPPLQQPAGADAAARGEAAMHADAAARAAAARGAHQDSAPADGTRVDAAEDAAAASELQLGTNDDVAAAAYARGAAAAIAAGLGMPLDMTDLPRTLLTAGGALSRGLAAGPRAAVGAAPSLHRLRRL, via the coding sequence atggcagGCCGGGcacctcctccacctcctcctcttccCTACCTCCAGCAGTTTCCGGCGCTCCCCTACCCGTCCTGGGCCCGAGCCGCCGCGGGTGGCCAGCCTCGCCCTCCCCTGCAGCAGCCAGCGGGCGCGGACGTCGCGGCGCGCGGGGAGGCCGCGATGCACGCGGACGCGCAGCCAGCGGACGCGGCCCGCCCTTCCCTCCTCCTGGCGGCCGTCGCGGGCGCCGAAccagacgccgccgccgccgccgcgggtggCCAACCCCGCCCTCCCCTGCAGCAGCCAGCGGGCGCGGACGCCGCGGCGCGCGGGGAGGCCGCGATGCACGCGGACGCGGCTGCGCGCGCGGCAGCAGCGCGCGGGGCGCACCAGGACAGCGCCCCTGCGGACGGAACGCGTGTAGACGCCGCCGAGGACGCCGCGGCCGCCTCTGAGCTCCAGCTGGGCACCAACGACGACGTCGCCGCAGCAGCCTACGCCCGGGGAGCGGCTGCCGCCATTGCTGCAGGCCTTGGCATGCCCCTGGACATGACCGATCTGCCCAGGACGCTGCTCACAGCCGGGGGCGCCCTGTCCAGGGGGCTTGCTGCCGGCCCGCGTGCAGCTGTGGGCGCAGCCCCTTCCCTgcaccgcctccgccgcctgTGA